One window of the Pseudomonas knackmussii B13 genome contains the following:
- a CDS encoding type II secretion system F family protein, producing MSAGAAVLLTASLALVGLAFLLAGLGMRARHNEQVVMRLQSGPATAESTAVRQRSQHWLAKRMRRAGIVDMRKWLLGVGVVAVLLAAVAFRLGNVIGALLALLLVLTLFSGLLNLLYRRRLQRMIRQMPRFLDQVVRSLHAGRTLGDALEQAVAGAEVPLREIFARVNNHVQLGISLPEALQEIADLYAVDELHILALGVSVNYRYGGNTTELLDNIIKVIHEREKISRQLHAMTGETRLSAVVLAVLPVGLGGYILAANPGYLMTMWTDPVGRWMLLTSLGLQLLGCFLLWRMLKSV from the coding sequence ATGAGCGCCGGCGCTGCGGTGCTGCTGACGGCCAGCCTGGCGCTGGTAGGCCTTGCCTTCCTGCTCGCGGGCCTGGGCATGCGCGCGCGGCACAACGAACAGGTGGTCATGCGCCTGCAGTCGGGGCCGGCGACAGCCGAAAGCACCGCCGTCCGGCAACGCAGCCAGCACTGGTTGGCCAAGCGCATGCGTCGCGCTGGCATCGTCGATATGCGCAAGTGGCTGCTGGGTGTCGGAGTGGTCGCGGTATTGCTGGCTGCCGTGGCCTTTCGCCTGGGCAATGTGATTGGCGCGCTGCTGGCGCTGTTGCTGGTACTGACGCTGTTCAGCGGCCTGCTCAACCTGCTCTACCGCCGGCGCCTGCAGCGCATGATCCGGCAGATGCCGAGGTTTCTCGATCAGGTGGTGCGCAGCCTGCACGCCGGCCGCACCCTGGGCGACGCGCTGGAGCAGGCAGTGGCCGGCGCCGAGGTGCCGCTGCGGGAAATCTTTGCGCGGGTCAACAACCACGTGCAGCTGGGCATCAGCCTGCCCGAGGCGCTGCAGGAGATCGCCGACCTCTATGCGGTCGACGAACTGCACATCCTCGCCCTAGGCGTTTCGGTGAACTACCGCTACGGCGGCAACACCACCGAGCTGCTGGACAACATCATCAAGGTCATCCACGAGCGCGAGAAGATTTCCCGCCAGCTGCATGCCATGACCGGCGAAACGCGGCTGAGCGCTGTGGTCCTGGCGGTGCTGCCGGTGGGCCTGGGCGGCTACATCCTGGCGGCGAATCCGGGCTACCTGATGACCATGTGGACCGACCCTGTCGGCCGCTGGATGCTGCTGACCTCGCTGGGGCTGCAGCTGCTCGGCTGTTTCCTGCTGTGGCGCATGTTGAAGAGCGTATAG
- the tadA gene encoding type 4b pilus Flp biogenesis ATPase TadA has translation MSYATGAGGFASKHDQEMQALKMRLHRYIIDEIDEDGMNLLEGARPAVAQYVSEKVCEYAARRQLAISRYELDRLAEEVVDELTGFGPLEILLRDPGISEILVNGPDRVFVEHQGRLYQSDLRFIDDHHVQRVIQRILAPLGRRLDESSPMVDARLPDGSRVNAIIPPVALDGPCISIRKFSKELLQSADLLAYQSVDEALLGFLRQAVENRCNILISGGTGTGKTTLLNVLSSFIDERERIVTIEDTAELQLGHDHVVRLETRPPNAEGYGEVTARDLIRNALRMRPDRIILGEIRGVEVLDVLQAMNTGHDGSMSTVHANSAMDSLLRMEMLVGLTGHKVPESTLRQMICAALDIVVQITRQANGRRCISEVLEVLEVRDGIYVTNSLFSLDRRGTGQFVRTGGPSGLKFRQVSA, from the coding sequence ATGAGCTACGCGACCGGCGCCGGCGGCTTCGCCAGCAAGCACGACCAGGAGATGCAGGCGCTGAAGATGCGCCTGCACCGCTACATCATCGACGAGATCGACGAAGACGGCATGAACCTGCTGGAGGGCGCGCGCCCGGCAGTGGCCCAGTACGTCTCCGAGAAGGTCTGCGAATACGCCGCGCGGCGCCAGTTGGCGATCTCCCGCTACGAGCTGGACCGCCTCGCCGAGGAGGTGGTCGACGAGCTCACCGGCTTCGGCCCGCTGGAGATCCTCCTGCGCGACCCGGGCATCAGCGAGATCCTGGTCAACGGCCCGGACCGGGTGTTCGTCGAGCACCAGGGCCGGCTGTACCAGAGCGACCTGCGCTTCATCGACGACCACCATGTGCAGCGCGTCATCCAGCGCATCCTCGCGCCGCTGGGCCGGCGCCTGGACGAGTCCAGCCCGATGGTCGACGCACGCCTGCCCGACGGCAGCCGGGTGAACGCGATCATTCCACCGGTGGCGCTGGACGGCCCGTGCATCTCCATCCGCAAGTTCAGCAAGGAGCTGCTGCAGAGCGCCGACCTGCTGGCCTACCAGAGCGTCGACGAGGCGCTGCTGGGCTTCCTCCGCCAGGCCGTGGAGAACCGCTGCAACATCCTCATCAGCGGCGGCACCGGCACCGGCAAGACCACGCTGCTGAACGTGCTGAGCAGTTTCATCGACGAGCGCGAGCGCATCGTCACCATCGAGGACACCGCCGAGCTGCAGCTGGGCCACGACCACGTGGTGCGCCTGGAGACCCGGCCGCCGAATGCGGAGGGCTATGGCGAGGTGACTGCCCGCGACCTGATCCGCAACGCCCTGCGTATGCGCCCGGACCGCATCATTCTCGGCGAGATCCGCGGCGTCGAAGTGCTCGACGTACTGCAGGCGATGAACACCGGCCACGACGGTTCGATGAGCACGGTGCACGCCAACTCGGCGATGGACTCGCTGCTGCGCATGGAAATGCTGGTTGGCCTGACCGGGCACAAGGTGCCGGAAAGCACTCTGCGGCAGATGATCTGCGCGGCGCTGGACATAGTCGTGCAGATCACCCGCCAGGCCAACGGCCGGCGCTGCATCAGCGAAGTGCTGGAAGTGCTGGAAGTGCGCGACGGCATCTATGTCACCAACTCGCTGTTCAGCCTGGATCGCCGCGGCACCGGCCAGTTCGTCCGCACCGGCGGGCCGTCCGGGTTGAAGTTCCGCCAGGTGTCGGCATGA